A part of Larkinella insperata genomic DNA contains:
- a CDS encoding RagB/SusD family nutrient uptake outer membrane protein gives MKKNIPLFLLLLGLLSACEVLDQRPESNFSPTNFYKNADDAKAAVSSVYDPLNTQNLYGQVMWIIQDQATDDAEWGNGRSTANQPKNDLDKYTFTPATSTFQSLWSAVYAAINRANTVLTRVPAIDMDSELKNRYLAEAKFMRGFYYFTLVRLFGGVPLITTETTSLNNLSVSRASVDEVYAQIIQDLTEAESVLPVSYTTADRGRATRGAAKAFLAKVYLTRQEWGKASAKAKEVIDLGTYDLWANFADAFVIANKNGKEAVFEMQALSGGFGEGSWMQGYMRPNFDRVNGVAGFGDDPPTENLYRTYRPDDKRRDVTLRLYSATGTPAAPASVLFPCYVNKYLDPTATGNGDGGNNYPIIRYPDVLLMYAEALNEQTPNNADAYAVVNRIRNRAGLPNLTPNLSQAQFRDSLLLERRLELAFEGHRWYDLTRTKRLVAALKAQNPGIAVGEHHYLFPIPQTERDVNPLLTQNRGY, from the coding sequence ATGAAAAAGAATATTCCCTTATTCCTCCTGCTTCTGGGGCTCCTGTCGGCCTGCGAAGTGCTGGACCAGCGTCCCGAATCCAATTTTTCGCCAACCAATTTTTACAAAAACGCCGACGATGCCAAAGCCGCCGTCAGCTCGGTGTATGATCCGCTGAACACCCAGAACCTGTACGGTCAGGTGATGTGGATTATTCAGGATCAGGCCACCGACGATGCCGAGTGGGGCAACGGGCGGTCGACGGCCAACCAGCCTAAAAATGACCTTGATAAATACACTTTCACCCCCGCGACCAGCACGTTTCAATCGCTGTGGTCGGCCGTCTATGCCGCCATCAACCGGGCGAACACGGTTCTGACGCGCGTACCGGCGATTGATATGGACAGCGAGTTGAAAAACCGTTATCTGGCCGAAGCCAAATTCATGCGGGGTTTTTACTACTTCACGCTGGTGCGGCTGTTTGGGGGCGTTCCGTTGATCACGACGGAAACCACTTCCCTCAATAACCTGAGCGTGTCCCGGGCGTCGGTGGACGAGGTCTATGCGCAAATTATTCAGGATCTTACCGAAGCCGAAAGCGTATTGCCGGTTTCGTACACCACTGCCGACCGGGGCCGGGCCACTCGGGGAGCCGCCAAAGCGTTTCTGGCGAAAGTCTACCTGACCCGCCAGGAGTGGGGTAAAGCGTCGGCCAAAGCTAAGGAAGTGATCGACCTGGGCACTTACGACCTGTGGGCAAACTTTGCCGATGCCTTCGTGATTGCAAACAAAAACGGCAAAGAAGCCGTCTTCGAGATGCAGGCGCTCAGTGGCGGTTTTGGCGAAGGAAGCTGGATGCAGGGGTACATGCGGCCCAACTTTGACCGCGTTAACGGGGTGGCGGGTTTTGGTGATGATCCCCCGACCGAAAACCTGTACCGCACGTACCGGCCCGATGACAAACGCCGGGATGTTACCCTGCGGCTCTACTCGGCAACCGGAACCCCCGCAGCCCCGGCCAGCGTCCTGTTCCCCTGCTACGTTAACAAGTACCTGGACCCCACGGCAACCGGCAACGGCGACGGCGGAAACAATTACCCCATCATCCGGTATCCCGATGTGCTGCTGATGTACGCCGAAGCCCTCAACGAGCAGACGCCCAACAACGCCGACGCCTACGCGGTCGTTAATCGGATCCGGAACCGGGCGGGTTTACCCAATCTGACGCCCAACCTGAGCCAGGCTCAATTCCGAGACAGTTTGCTGCTGGAACGGCGGCTGGAACTGGCTTTTGAAGGACACCGCTGGTACGATCTGACCCGCACTAAACGGCTGGTTGCCGCCCTGAAAGCACAGAATCCTGGCATTGCCGTGGGCGAACACCATTACCTGTTCCCGATTCCGCAAACCGAGCGGGATGTTAACCCGCTGTTGACGCAGAATCGGGGATACTGA
- a CDS encoding SusC/RagA family TonB-linked outer membrane protein gives MIKPLQLPVLVAGIAWGLSIPGPSSAQLLAHHPSSQRTVEKQQPRTLSLREALMELKKQHRIDLLFEEKLLEGLSIPADQLNTKGSLERSLLRLLQPVGLRYKKVSRDAYVIFPAKSGLKTGSDESSSISSPTGRLELPALTPLQSLNSFAQQAVDKTITGTVTSETGEGLPGVSVVIQGTTRGTTTDAQGSYRIVVPTDETTLIFSFVGYVSQEQIVKARSLINVQLVPDTKSLNEVVVVGYGQVKKSDLTGAVASVPVEELRKVAVTSLDQALQGRAAGVQITQNSGAPGGSTSIRIRGGNSIQGDNEPLYVIDGIPFKNDGAGSGSSFNVLSTLNPSDIESISVLKDASSTAIYGSRGANGVVIITTKRGKAGKSTISLETYYGVQNVRRKYPVLNAREYAQFVNEANTNEGRPAVYTPAQIEAFGEGTDWQDEIFRQAPMQNYQLSISGGDEKTQYSISGGYFKQNGIVVNSDFDRYSLRVNLDRKLTNKLKIGNSLTVNRTLTNQSRTDGDLGSAGQVTMAALQFPPILPVRTASGAYLITDPALTFTADNPVALARDSKNRNTAYRIFGNVFGEYQIIQGLDLRISLGIDGVLQKQDAYLPRSVSSGLAQGGSASIYNSQALTWLNENLLTYTRAFGTDHNLTALLGFTQQANRTETSRAQARNFVNDNLGSSNLASGSVPLTPESGIGTWGLQSYLARVNYGYKDRYLLTASFRADGSSRFGSNNRYGYFPSAALAWRISEESFMKGVRVLSDLKLRATYGLTGNQDGIGNYPAYSLLGTQNYVFGGTVSTGLGPNQIANPDLSWETTTQADIGVDVGLLNDRITLTADAYLKRTRDLLLNVTVPSTSGYASAIKNLGKVQNKGIELSVSSRNIDGAFRWNTDVNFALNRNKVLDIGGVSQIFAGSVANIGQNLNSGIIRVGEPLGSFYGYTTNGLYQTTDELAALSDPQARKPGDRKYLDLNGDRKIDDNDRAIIGRAQPKFIGGISNTFAYKGFELTAFFQGVYGNDILNANRFELEYLNGTNNQNRDMLNRWTPTNTNTDIPRASTVRPANRISTRQIEDGSYLRLKNLQLAYNLPNPVLQSLKIQSVRVYVTAQNFLTWTRYSGFDPEVNRFGQDSRSQGFDYASYPAAKTLLFGLNVGF, from the coding sequence ACCATCCCTCGTCGCAGCGAACGGTGGAGAAACAGCAACCCCGGACGTTGAGCCTGCGGGAAGCACTGATGGAGCTTAAAAAGCAGCACCGCATTGATCTTCTTTTTGAGGAAAAATTGCTGGAAGGGCTCAGCATACCCGCCGATCAGTTGAACACGAAAGGCTCGCTCGAACGCAGTCTGCTCAGGCTTTTACAACCCGTCGGCTTGCGGTATAAAAAAGTCAGCCGGGATGCCTACGTTATTTTTCCCGCAAAAAGTGGCCTGAAAACCGGCTCCGACGAGTCTTCATCGATCTCGTCGCCCACGGGCCGTCTGGAGCTGCCTGCCCTCACGCCCCTGCAAAGTCTGAACAGCTTTGCGCAGCAGGCCGTCGATAAAACCATTACCGGCACCGTCACCAGCGAAACCGGTGAAGGGTTGCCGGGCGTTAGCGTGGTGATTCAGGGAACGACGAGGGGCACCACGACGGATGCGCAGGGAAGCTACCGGATCGTCGTCCCGACCGACGAAACAACGCTGATTTTCAGTTTTGTGGGCTATGTGAGTCAGGAGCAGATTGTTAAAGCTCGTTCCCTCATCAATGTCCAGCTGGTACCTGATACCAAATCGCTGAACGAAGTGGTGGTGGTGGGGTATGGTCAGGTAAAAAAGAGCGACCTGACCGGGGCCGTCGCCAGTGTGCCGGTGGAGGAGCTGCGCAAGGTGGCCGTTACGTCGCTCGATCAGGCGCTCCAGGGCCGGGCCGCGGGGGTTCAGATCACGCAGAACTCCGGCGCACCGGGCGGGAGCACGAGCATTCGGATCCGGGGCGGCAACTCGATTCAGGGCGACAATGAGCCGCTTTACGTGATTGACGGGATTCCGTTCAAAAATGACGGCGCTGGGAGCGGGTCGAGTTTCAACGTGCTGAGTACGCTGAATCCGAGCGATATCGAGTCCATTTCGGTCCTGAAAGACGCTTCTTCGACGGCCATCTACGGATCGCGGGGGGCCAACGGTGTGGTGATCATCACGACCAAACGCGGGAAAGCGGGCAAATCGACCATCAGCCTGGAAACATACTACGGTGTTCAGAACGTCCGCCGGAAGTACCCGGTCCTGAACGCCCGGGAGTATGCTCAGTTTGTCAACGAAGCCAACACCAACGAGGGACGACCGGCCGTGTACACCCCGGCCCAGATTGAAGCGTTTGGCGAAGGAACCGACTGGCAGGACGAAATCTTCCGGCAGGCTCCGATGCAGAACTACCAGCTTTCCATCAGCGGGGGCGACGAAAAAACGCAGTATTCCATCAGCGGGGGGTATTTCAAGCAAAACGGTATTGTCGTCAACTCCGACTTTGACCGTTACTCGCTGCGGGTTAACCTGGACCGGAAGCTGACCAATAAACTAAAAATCGGCAACAGCCTGACCGTCAACCGGACCTTGACCAACCAGTCGCGGACGGACGGTGATCTGGGCAGTGCGGGGCAGGTAACGATGGCGGCCCTGCAATTTCCGCCCATTCTGCCCGTGCGTACCGCCAGTGGAGCCTACCTGATTACCGACCCCGCCCTGACCTTCACGGCCGACAACCCGGTGGCGCTGGCCCGGGACAGCAAAAACCGCAATACGGCCTACCGGATTTTTGGAAATGTGTTTGGGGAGTACCAGATCATTCAGGGGCTGGACCTGCGCATTTCGCTCGGCATTGACGGGGTGTTGCAAAAGCAGGATGCCTACCTGCCCCGCTCCGTGTCCAGCGGGTTGGCGCAGGGCGGAAGTGCTTCTATCTACAACTCACAGGCCCTGACCTGGCTGAACGAAAACCTGCTGACCTACACCCGCGCTTTCGGGACAGACCACAACCTGACGGCCCTGCTGGGCTTTACGCAGCAGGCCAACCGAACCGAAACCAGCCGCGCCCAGGCCCGCAACTTCGTCAACGATAACCTCGGGTCCAGCAACCTGGCGTCGGGGTCGGTGCCGCTGACGCCCGAATCCGGGATTGGCACCTGGGGGCTGCAATCCTATCTGGCGCGGGTCAACTACGGGTATAAAGACCGCTATCTGCTGACGGCTTCGTTCCGGGCCGACGGTTCCTCGCGCTTCGGTTCCAACAACCGCTACGGCTACTTCCCCTCGGCGGCCCTGGCCTGGCGGATTTCGGAAGAGTCGTTTATGAAAGGCGTCAGGGTCCTGAGCGATTTAAAACTCCGGGCTACCTATGGCCTGACGGGAAACCAAGATGGCATTGGTAACTATCCGGCGTACTCGCTGCTCGGCACGCAGAATTACGTTTTCGGCGGTACGGTTTCAACCGGTCTGGGGCCAAACCAGATTGCCAACCCGGATTTGTCGTGGGAAACCACCACGCAGGCCGACATTGGGGTTGACGTAGGCCTTCTGAACGACCGCATTACGCTGACCGCCGACGCGTACCTCAAACGCACCCGCGACCTGCTGCTGAACGTGACCGTGCCGAGCACGTCGGGGTATGCGAGTGCCATTAAAAACCTGGGAAAAGTACAGAACAAAGGCATTGAACTGAGCGTGTCTTCGCGCAACATCGACGGCGCGTTTCGCTGGAATACCGACGTTAATTTTGCCCTCAACCGCAACAAAGTACTCGACATTGGCGGAGTCTCCCAGATCTTTGCGGGCAGCGTGGCCAACATCGGCCAGAACCTGAACTCGGGGATCATCCGGGTCGGGGAGCCGCTGGGGTCATTTTACGGCTACACCACGAATGGGCTCTACCAGACGACCGACGAACTGGCTGCCCTGAGCGACCCCCAGGCCCGGAAACCCGGCGACCGCAAATACCTGGACCTGAACGGTGACCGGAAAATTGACGACAACGACCGCGCCATCATCGGCCGGGCGCAACCCAAGTTCATCGGTGGAATCAGCAACACGTTTGCTTACAAAGGGTTTGAACTGACCGCCTTTTTTCAGGGCGTTTACGGCAACGACATCCTGAACGCCAACCGGTTTGAACTGGAATACCTGAACGGTACCAACAACCAGAACCGCGACATGCTCAACCGCTGGACGCCGACCAACACCAATACCGATATTCCGCGCGCTTCGACGGTGCGGCCGGCCAACCGGATTTCGACCCGGCAGATTGAAGATGGCTCATACCTCCGCCTGAAAAACCTGCAACTGGCCTACAACCTGCCCAACCCGGTGCTGCAAAGCCTGAAAATTCAGTCGGTACGGGTGTATGTGACGGCGCAGAATTTCCTGACCTGGACCCGATACTCCGGGTTTGATCCGGAAGTAAACCGTTTCGGACAGGATAGCCGCAGCCAGGGCTTCGACTACGCCAGCTACCCGGCCGCCAAGACGCTGCTTTTTGGTTTAAACGTTGGCTTCTAA